A single genomic interval of Nostoc commune NIES-4072 harbors:
- a CDS encoding prohibitin family protein: protein MKKNPAFNSAGKLTALLFLITLFLTPCVIVNAGERGVLMKFGEVQNQILGEGLHLIIPVVNTVKKLSVRVQNQEISAEASSKDLQNVFTDVALNWHIVPQEANAIFQEIGDEQDVVIRIINPAVEEVLKAVMAKYTAEEIITKRGEVKGGVDDALSTRLGSYHVAVDDISLVHVHFSERFGEAVEAKQIAEQEAKRAEFIALKATKEAEAKVNLAKGEAEAHRLLRDGLTPEILQRQAIEKWNGKLPLIVSKEAPKLFNLSEILKFDKN, encoded by the coding sequence ATGAAAAAAAACCCAGCTTTTAACAGTGCCGGTAAACTGACTGCTCTTTTGTTCCTGATAACTCTCTTTCTCACGCCTTGTGTGATTGTAAATGCAGGTGAACGTGGTGTCTTGATGAAATTTGGTGAAGTACAAAACCAGATATTAGGTGAAGGACTTCACTTAATTATTCCTGTAGTTAATACTGTCAAAAAATTGAGTGTTAGAGTTCAAAATCAGGAAATATCGGCGGAGGCTTCTTCTAAAGATTTACAAAATGTATTCACTGATGTTGCTCTAAATTGGCATATTGTCCCCCAGGAAGCAAATGCCATTTTTCAAGAAATTGGAGATGAACAAGATGTAGTTATTCGGATTATTAACCCGGCAGTTGAAGAAGTGCTAAAAGCAGTAATGGCAAAGTATACTGCTGAAGAAATTATTACTAAACGAGGAGAAGTTAAAGGTGGAGTGGATGATGCTTTGTCCACACGATTGGGTAGCTATCACGTTGCAGTTGATGATATTTCTCTTGTTCATGTCCATTTTTCAGAAAGATTTGGTGAGGCGGTGGAGGCGAAGCAGATTGCCGAACAAGAAGCAAAACGAGCAGAGTTTATTGCACTGAAAGCAACAAAAGAAGCTGAGGCAAAAGTTAATTTAGCAAAAGGAGAGGCTGAGGCGCACAGATTATTACGTGATGGTTTAACTCCCGAAATTCTGCAAAGGCAAGCAATAGAAAAATGGAATGGTAAGCTGCCATTAATTGTCAGCAAGGAGGCTCCAAAATTGTTTAATTTAAGTGAAATTTTAAAATTTGATAAAAATTGA
- a CDS encoding TerB family tellurite resistance protein, giving the protein MVTPSNVKNLVKILIGAAWIDGRIQPEERQYLREIAQAKGLANDPEIKPWLYEFVPVQPKECYDWVREYLGDRPSHEDCENLIEAISGLIYSDDEVAVEEARLLIQLQDVAKPNDSTQPAHTALLKQIQKLYRRWVEVQN; this is encoded by the coding sequence ATGGTTACCCCTTCTAATGTCAAAAACTTAGTTAAAATCCTGATTGGAGCCGCCTGGATCGATGGCAGAATCCAACCAGAAGAACGGCAATATCTCCGCGAAATAGCTCAAGCAAAAGGTTTGGCTAACGATCCAGAAATTAAGCCTTGGCTGTACGAATTCGTTCCTGTACAGCCAAAAGAATGCTATGACTGGGTGCGTGAGTATTTAGGCGATCGCCCCAGCCATGAAGATTGTGAAAATCTAATTGAAGCCATCAGTGGCTTAATTTATAGCGATGATGAAGTTGCCGTCGAAGAAGCTAGACTACTGATCCAATTGCAGGATGTAGCCAAGCCGAATGACTCAACTCAACCGGCTCACACTGCACTTCTCAAACAAATTCAAAAGCTTTACCGTCGTTGGGTTGAAGTGCAAAACTAA
- a CDS encoding glycoside hydrolase 100 family protein, whose amino-acid sequence MHLNELETTENLKEVEEAWRTLEKSILYYQGRPVGTVAAYDASVEALNYDQCFVRDFVSSALIFLIKGRTDIVRNFLEETLKLQPKERALDAYKPGRGLIPASFKVVSENGQEYLEADFGEHAIARVTPVDSCLWWIILLRAYVIATEDFSLAYQPEFQNGIRLIMEICLANRFDMYPTLLVPDGACMIDRRMGIYGHPLELQVLFYTALRASRELLICQGNSDIVEAIDNRLPLLCAHIRQHYWIDINRLNAIYRFKSEEYGKGAVNLFNIYVDSVPYYELDKWLPKKGGYLAGNVGPSQLDTRFFSLGNLMAIISDLATEEQSQAIMTLIEDRWDDLVGDMPMKICFPALEHEEYRIVTGCDPKNIPWSYHNAGSWPVLMWMLAAAAVKTNKTNLAQKAIETAQGRLSTDEWPEYYDGKKGRLIGKQARKYQTWTITGFLLAKELMANPTYLPLISFGKLPAEQVSRACEFEIASVDPYLSR is encoded by the coding sequence ATGCACCTAAACGAGTTAGAAACTACTGAAAATTTAAAAGAAGTCGAAGAAGCGTGGCGAACACTAGAAAAATCAATTCTCTATTATCAGGGGCGTCCTGTTGGGACGGTAGCCGCTTATGATGCATCTGTAGAGGCTCTTAATTATGACCAGTGCTTTGTTCGGGATTTTGTTTCCTCAGCTCTAATTTTTCTAATTAAAGGTAGAACAGATATTGTTCGCAATTTCTTAGAAGAAACCTTAAAGCTACAACCTAAAGAAAGGGCATTAGATGCTTATAAGCCTGGACGAGGATTAATTCCAGCTAGCTTTAAAGTTGTATCAGAAAATGGGCAAGAATATTTAGAGGCTGATTTTGGTGAACATGCGATCGCTAGAGTTACACCTGTAGATTCTTGCCTATGGTGGATTATTTTGTTGCGTGCTTATGTAATCGCTACAGAAGATTTTTCTCTAGCCTATCAACCTGAATTCCAAAATGGTATCAGGTTAATCATGGAAATCTGCTTGGCAAATCGTTTTGATATGTACCCAACGCTGTTGGTTCCAGATGGTGCTTGTATGATTGACCGTCGTATGGGCATTTATGGGCATCCTCTAGAATTACAAGTTCTCTTTTACACGGCATTGCGTGCATCTCGTGAACTGTTAATTTGCCAAGGTAATTCCGATATTGTTGAAGCCATTGATAATCGGTTGCCTCTTTTATGCGCTCATATCCGCCAGCATTATTGGATAGATATTAATCGCCTGAATGCAATTTATCGCTTCAAAAGTGAAGAATATGGTAAGGGTGCTGTTAATCTGTTCAACATATATGTAGATTCTGTTCCCTATTATGAATTAGATAAGTGGCTACCAAAAAAAGGTGGTTATCTAGCAGGTAATGTCGGGCCATCGCAGCTAGATACTCGCTTCTTTTCACTCGGAAACTTAATGGCAATCATTTCAGACTTAGCCACTGAAGAACAGTCACAAGCGATTATGACTCTCATTGAGGATCGATGGGATGATTTAGTGGGAGATATGCCAATGAAAATTTGTTTCCCAGCTTTAGAACATGAAGAATACAGAATTGTAACTGGATGTGACCCCAAAAATATCCCCTGGTCGTATCATAATGCTGGTAGTTGGCCAGTTTTAATGTGGATGTTAGCGGCGGCGGCGGTGAAAACTAACAAAACAAATCTTGCACAAAAGGCTATTGAAACTGCTCAAGGACGCCTCAGTACAGATGAATGGCCAGAATATTACGATGGTAAGAAAGGGCGACTGATTGGCAAACAAGCTCGAAAATATCAAACTTGGACAATTACTGGGTTCTTATTAGCAAAAGAACTGATGGCAAACCCCACTTATTTACCATTAATCAGCTTTGGTAAATTACCAGCAGAACAGGTTTCTAGAGCATGTGAGTTTGAAATCGCTAGTGTAGACCCGTATCTGTCTCGATAG
- the folK gene encoding 2-amino-4-hydroxy-6-hydroxymethyldihydropteridine diphosphokinase, with translation MLKARYAEAKPSRSAVALGSNIGDSQTILEAAIETLAQTPGIFLEARSNWYQTKAVGPPQPDYLNGCVTLQVEILPQQLLEILLGIEQQFGRVRQERWGPRILDLDLLLFDDIILDTPNLQIPHPRMRDRAFVLVPLAEIASDWIEPVSGYVIKELLKEVDCSDVHLLMGN, from the coding sequence ATGCTTAAGGCGAGGTACGCCGAAGCAAAGCCAAGCAGAAGCGCCGTTGCCCTTGGTAGTAATATCGGCGATTCACAAACAATTTTAGAAGCAGCTATAGAAACTTTAGCTCAAACGCCAGGTATTTTCTTAGAAGCCAGATCCAATTGGTACCAAACCAAAGCTGTGGGGCCACCACAGCCCGATTACCTAAATGGCTGCGTCACATTGCAGGTAGAAATATTACCGCAGCAGTTATTAGAAATTTTGTTAGGAATTGAACAACAATTTGGGCGTGTGCGTCAGGAACGCTGGGGGCCACGAATCCTAGATTTAGATTTGTTATTATTTGATGACATTATTCTGGATACACCAAATCTCCAGATTCCGCATCCACGAATGCGGGATCGGGCCTTTGTGTTAGTACCACTGGCAGAAATTGCCTCAGATTGGATAGAACCAGTATCCGGGTATGTTATTAAAGAGCTGCTGAAAGAGGTAGACTGTTCTGATGTACATTTATTGATGGGCAATTAA
- a CDS encoding ADP-ribosylglycohydrolase family protein — MLLELAIADAYGAGFEYADEMLVNNDLSRYVQHPRFRLNPGIYTDDTQMSIAIAEVIVAQAPWTVEVLADSFVRAFKRDEREGYARSFYHFLREIQDGEEFLTKINPESDKSGAAMRAAPIGIYPTPEKFHTDEKKPSF; from the coding sequence ATGCTGCTAGAGTTAGCGATTGCAGATGCTTACGGTGCAGGCTTTGAATATGCTGACGAGATGCTCGTTAACAATGATTTGAGTCGATACGTGCAACATCCGCGTTTTCGACTCAATCCTGGCATCTACACCGACGACACCCAGATGAGCATTGCCATTGCTGAAGTAATTGTTGCTCAAGCACCGTGGACGGTAGAAGTTTTAGCCGATAGTTTCGTTAGAGCCTTCAAACGTGATGAGAGAGAAGGTTATGCTCGAAGCTTCTACCATTTTCTGAGAGAAATTCAAGATGGGGAAGAGTTTTTAACGAAAATTAACCCTGAGAGTGACAAAAGCGGGGCGGCGATGCGTGCAGCCCCCATTGGCATCTATCCGACACCAGAAAAGTTTCACACAGATGAAAAAAAACCCAGCTTTTAA
- the psb35 gene encoding photosystem II assembly protein Psb35, producing the protein MHILMQAADSIATDGTHFPFAFTLVYVVGFIAAVTIGSIAWYNSKRPAGWESKERPDFVPKVDKEETPGLGDPKS; encoded by the coding sequence ATGCATATACTGATGCAGGCAGCAGATTCAATTGCAACAGATGGGACTCATTTTCCTTTTGCTTTCACCTTGGTGTATGTCGTTGGTTTTATTGCTGCTGTAACCATTGGTTCAATAGCTTGGTACAACTCGAAACGCCCCGCAGGTTGGGAAAGCAAAGAGCGTCCTGATTTTGTGCCTAAGGTTGATAAAGAAGAAACTCCGGGTCTGGGTGATCCGAAGTCATAA
- a CDS encoding 16S rRNA (cytosine(967)-C(5))-methyltransferase has protein sequence MTNPRQLAFIALRDVHKGAYADVALDRVLQKVNLPDSDRRLLTELVYGSVRRQRTLDTLIDQFAKKKSHQQPQDLRTILHLGFYQLRYQQRIPASAAVNTTVQLAKENGFSGLTGFVNGLLRQYLRQAGEQGSTGVEEKNSSLPQSPVPSPHSPLPDFDPLQLPENPVERLGILHSFPDWIIQVWLEQLGLAQTEQLCEWMNQSPTIDLRINPLRTSIEEVEAALQSVGILVRRIPDLPQALRLIGSAGSIQKLPGFKEGWWTVQDSSAQLVSHLLDPQPGEVVIDVCAAPGGKTTHIAELMADKGKIWACDRTPSRLRKLQENSQRLNLQSIQIYTGDSRHFNQFQNTADRVLLDAPCSGLGTMHRHADARWRQTPESVRELSVLQKELITHTSTFVKPGGVLVYATCTLHPAENEEIISTFLAESPHWQIESPSGFELPASAYSTPQGWFKVWPHKQDMDGFFMVRLRKTNNSE, from the coding sequence ATGACAAACCCCCGTCAACTAGCTTTTATCGCCCTGCGAGATGTTCACAAGGGGGCTTATGCTGATGTTGCCCTAGATAGAGTGCTGCAAAAAGTTAATTTGCCTGATAGCGATCGCCGCTTGCTGACAGAATTGGTTTATGGGAGTGTCAGAAGGCAGCGCACTCTTGATACTCTCATCGATCAATTTGCTAAAAAGAAATCTCACCAACAACCACAAGACCTCCGCACCATCTTACATCTGGGTTTCTACCAACTGCGTTATCAACAGCGTATTCCCGCCTCAGCTGCTGTTAATACTACCGTCCAGCTAGCAAAAGAAAACGGTTTTTCTGGACTCACGGGTTTTGTTAACGGTCTATTACGCCAGTATTTAAGACAAGCAGGGGAGCAGGGGAGCACAGGGGTAGAGGAGAAAAACTCATCACTCCCCCAGTCCCCAGTCCCCAGTCCCCACTCCCCACTCCCCGATTTTGATCCGCTACAACTTCCCGAAAACCCAGTGGAACGCTTGGGTATTTTACACAGCTTTCCTGACTGGATTATTCAAGTTTGGTTAGAACAACTGGGTTTGGCTCAGACAGAACAACTGTGTGAATGGATGAACCAATCACCAACAATTGACTTGCGTATCAACCCACTTCGTACTTCCATCGAAGAAGTTGAGGCGGCTTTGCAATCTGTTGGTATTTTGGTGAGACGGATTCCTGATTTACCCCAAGCTTTACGATTGATTGGTAGTGCTGGGTCAATTCAAAAACTACCTGGTTTTAAAGAAGGTTGGTGGACTGTACAAGATAGTAGTGCCCAATTGGTAAGTCATTTGCTCGACCCCCAACCCGGTGAGGTGGTAATTGATGTCTGTGCCGCACCAGGGGGTAAAACAACCCACATTGCTGAGTTAATGGCAGATAAAGGGAAAATTTGGGCTTGCGATCGCACTCCTTCTCGTCTTCGCAAACTCCAAGAAAATTCTCAACGGCTGAATTTACAATCTATTCAAATTTATACTGGTGACAGCCGCCACTTCAACCAATTCCAAAACACCGCAGACCGCGTATTATTGGATGCTCCATGTTCTGGGCTAGGAACTATGCACCGTCATGCTGATGCTCGTTGGCGACAGACACCAGAATCTGTCCGGGAACTTTCGGTGCTGCAAAAAGAATTAATAACACATACATCAACTTTTGTCAAACCTGGTGGTGTATTAGTTTATGCCACCTGTACATTGCATCCAGCAGAAAACGAAGAAATAATTTCGACATTTTTAGCTGAGTCACCTCATTGGCAAATTGAGTCTCCAAGCGGCTTTGAGTTGCCTGCTTCTGCATATAGCACCCCTCAAGGTTGGTTTAAAGTCTGGCCCCATAAACAGGACATGGATGGCTTTTTTATGGTGCGCTTAAGAAAAACCAATAATTCCGAGTGA
- a CDS encoding NUDIX hydrolase, with protein sequence MPLGRELPQLLRQRLFYKGRKFDFEVNRLRLPNKSEGEWECIRHPGGALAVPVTPEGKLVLVRQYRFAIQGRILEFPAGTVEANEEPLETIQREIEEETGYSAKKWDKLGEFFLAPGYSDEIIYAFLARDLEKLETPPPQDKDEDIETVFLTPEELEKAILEGEPVDAKSVSSFFLARPFLI encoded by the coding sequence ATGCCATTAGGTAGAGAATTACCACAATTACTAAGACAACGCCTGTTTTATAAAGGACGCAAATTTGATTTTGAAGTTAATCGCTTGCGTTTGCCTAATAAATCAGAAGGAGAATGGGAATGTATTCGTCACCCTGGTGGCGCTCTAGCTGTGCCAGTGACGCCAGAGGGTAAACTTGTTCTCGTGCGTCAGTATCGTTTTGCAATTCAGGGACGAATATTAGAATTTCCGGCGGGAACTGTGGAAGCAAATGAAGAACCTTTAGAAACAATACAGCGTGAGATTGAAGAAGAAACTGGCTATAGTGCCAAAAAATGGGACAAATTAGGCGAGTTTTTCTTAGCACCCGGCTATTCTGATGAAATTATCTATGCTTTTCTGGCGCGAGATTTAGAAAAGCTGGAAACACCGCCACCACAAGACAAAGACGAGGATATCGAAACTGTGTTTTTGACTCCTGAAGAATTAGAGAAAGCGATTCTGGAGGGAGAGCCGGTAGATGCTAAATCAGTTTCTAGCTTTTTTCTAGCGCGTCCATTTTTAATTTAA
- a CDS encoding transglycosylase domain-containing protein, whose translation MKILPSRMKSNQATRGKPLYRRIWFWAGLGVGGGIVAFIYGISLIDRTLPDQAELNAVVREQTLTIKAADGTVLQQQGETAREQLKLEQIPDNLKKAFIASEDRRFKQHNGFDPQGIARAGLNNLRSQGVVEGASTITQQLARILFLKQEQTIWRKLKEVRLAQKMENELTKDQILERYLNLVYLGGGAYGVADASWVYFSKTPDQLSLAEMATIAGLAPAPSLYAPDKNPEAAKRRRDLVLLRMQEDKIITPEQRQAAVQEPLTLKTSLPKRLEVESPYFTSYIQKELPKYVSSNVLKSEGLVVETTLNPTWQKVAEEAVAKTLRNQGSWENFKQGAMVAIDPRNGEIKAMVGGKDFGKNQFNRVTQAQRQPGSTFKGFVYATAIASGKSPYDSYEDAPFVVDGYEPKNYSERFRGSMNMRDALTRSINIIAVKVLIDVGFTPTIKLAHDMGIKSELKPTYSLALGSNEVNLLELTSAYGSFATQGLHTEPHGITRILNRQGKVIWSANFKPQRALDADSAAIMTWMLRNVVEEGTGAAAQLGNRPVAGKTGTSDEARDLWFIGYIPQMVTGVWLGNDDNRPTYGSSGSAAYTWHEFMEKAAEGMPVEKFPKRPKLEGRKGTIKAQSIKPKQVLNRSISSDDDSEGESARNSEESRSSRRRRRRSYSQEEQQSSDYTPRRRRRDAYGGLRLRTEESSSNNSSSESSTPRRRRSRRVESDSSPPPRRSGRSSSPTNSSGSSDSSSQPSWRDRLRPSN comes from the coding sequence ATGAAAATTTTACCCTCTAGGATGAAGTCCAATCAGGCAACTCGTGGTAAACCACTCTATCGTCGCATCTGGTTTTGGGCAGGCTTGGGTGTAGGTGGTGGGATAGTTGCTTTTATCTACGGCATCAGTTTAATAGATCGGACTTTGCCAGATCAGGCAGAGTTGAATGCCGTGGTTAGAGAGCAAACACTGACTATCAAAGCCGCCGATGGAACTGTATTACAACAACAAGGTGAAACAGCAAGAGAACAGCTAAAGCTAGAACAAATACCAGATAATTTAAAAAAAGCTTTCATTGCCTCAGAAGATAGAAGATTTAAGCAACACAACGGATTTGATCCTCAAGGTATTGCTAGAGCCGGTTTGAATAATTTGCGATCGCAAGGTGTGGTTGAAGGTGCTAGCACTATCACCCAGCAGCTTGCGCGGATTCTGTTTTTGAAACAAGAACAGACAATCTGGCGCAAACTCAAGGAAGTCCGCCTAGCACAAAAAATGGAAAATGAATTAACCAAAGATCAGATTTTAGAACGCTACCTAAATCTGGTTTATTTGGGAGGTGGAGCTTATGGTGTGGCAGATGCATCCTGGGTATATTTTAGTAAAACGCCAGATCAGCTTTCTTTAGCGGAAATGGCAACGATTGCTGGATTAGCACCTGCTCCTAGCTTATACGCTCCAGACAAGAATCCCGAAGCTGCGAAACGGCGGCGGGACTTAGTATTGCTACGGATGCAAGAAGATAAAATAATTACGCCAGAACAAAGGCAGGCAGCAGTCCAAGAACCACTAACTCTCAAAACCAGTTTACCCAAGCGGCTGGAAGTAGAATCACCCTACTTTACCAGCTACATCCAAAAAGAATTGCCGAAGTACGTTTCTTCTAACGTGCTAAAAAGTGAAGGATTAGTAGTAGAAACTACGCTGAACCCGACTTGGCAGAAAGTTGCAGAAGAGGCGGTTGCCAAAACCCTGCGAAATCAAGGAAGCTGGGAGAACTTTAAGCAAGGAGCAATGGTAGCCATTGACCCCCGCAACGGTGAAATTAAGGCAATGGTTGGGGGAAAAGATTTTGGTAAAAACCAGTTTAATCGAGTTACTCAGGCACAACGGCAACCAGGATCGACATTTAAAGGGTTTGTATATGCCACTGCGATCGCTAGCGGTAAAAGCCCCTACGATAGCTATGAAGATGCACCCTTTGTTGTAGACGGCTACGAACCGAAAAACTATAGTGAAAGGTTTCGGGGTTCGATGAACATGCGAGATGCCCTCACCCGCTCTATTAATATTATTGCGGTGAAGGTGTTGATTGATGTGGGATTTACGCCAACGATTAAACTTGCCCATGATATGGGGATAAAATCTGAACTCAAGCCCACCTACTCCTTGGCTCTCGGCTCAAATGAAGTCAATCTGTTGGAATTGACTAGTGCCTATGGCAGTTTTGCAACTCAGGGATTGCACACAGAACCTCATGGTATTACTCGCATCCTTAACCGCCAAGGCAAGGTGATCTGGTCAGCTAATTTCAAGCCACAACGGGCCCTTGACGCTGACAGTGCCGCCATCATGACTTGGATGTTACGCAACGTCGTAGAAGAGGGGACTGGTGCTGCTGCTCAATTAGGTAATAGACCAGTTGCAGGCAAAACTGGCACTTCCGACGAAGCCCGTGATTTATGGTTTATTGGCTACATTCCCCAAATGGTGACAGGGGTTTGGCTAGGTAACGATGACAACCGCCCGACATACGGCAGTAGTGGTAGTGCTGCTTATACTTGGCACGAATTTATGGAGAAAGCGGCAGAAGGGATGCCTGTAGAAAAGTTTCCTAAACGTCCCAAGTTAGAAGGTCGTAAAGGCACTATAAAAGCCCAGTCCATCAAGCCCAAACAAGTGCTGAATCGTTCTATTTCCTCTGATGATGACTCAGAAGGAGAAAGTGCTAGAAATTCTGAAGAGAGTAGGTCATCTAGGAGACGTAGGAGGAGGAGCTATTCTCAAGAAGAACAGCAATCGAGCGATTATACCCCAAGACGGAGAAGACGCGATGCCTACGGCGGGCTACGCCTACGCACCGAAGAATCAAGTTCCAATAACTCTTCTTCAGAGTCATCCACTCCACGACGGCGGCGCTCCAGAAGAGTAGAATCTGATTCTTCTCCCCCGCCTCGAAGAAGTGGGCGATCTTCCTCTCCGACAAATAGTTCTGGTTCTTCAGATTCTTCATCACAACCATCCTGGCGGGATAGACTTAGACCTTCTAACTAA